From the Natrarchaeobaculum aegyptiacum genome, one window contains:
- a CDS encoding aldehyde dehydrogenase family protein — protein sequence MTYDGPTDLYIDGSWTAAADGQTFTTEDPATEDVYAELAEASEDDVDAAVEAASRAVARDGEWRSLAPRERGAALHRMADAIEDRKEEIITVESYDNGKTPFEASIDVDMVIDTFRYYAGWTDKIQGDEVPVPGNRLNYTLREPVGVTGHVIPWNYPFQLAGRSLAPALACGNSAVLKPSSTTPLSALYYAVAAEDAGLPDGVLNVVPGRGSVAGNHLVEHPDVDHIAFTGSTGVGKGVMERAAKNVTGVTLELGGKGPNVVFPDADLEDAASGCHYGIFMNAGQMCWAGSRVLVHESVHDDLVEKIVAQAEATTLGSGIDDDGRMGPLVSESHQQDVLEYIETGKAEGATVATGGGVPADRDQGYFVEPTVFTDVSNDMTIAQEEIFGPVLSVIEFGDREEAIEIANDSPYGLMAGIWTQDLQTAHTVAEHLDYGMVSVNEYPVTQPQTPFGGFKQSGYGREQGTEAISEYTQAKNVNVNLE from the coding sequence ATGACTTACGACGGCCCAACAGACCTGTATATCGACGGCTCGTGGACGGCTGCGGCCGACGGCCAGACGTTCACGACCGAGGATCCCGCAACCGAAGACGTTTACGCGGAACTCGCGGAGGCGTCCGAGGACGACGTCGACGCTGCAGTCGAGGCAGCCAGCCGCGCCGTTGCCCGCGACGGCGAGTGGCGGTCGCTCGCACCTCGCGAGCGCGGGGCGGCGCTCCACCGGATGGCCGACGCCATCGAAGACCGCAAGGAGGAGATCATCACGGTCGAGTCCTACGACAACGGCAAGACGCCGTTCGAAGCCTCGATCGACGTCGACATGGTGATCGACACGTTCCGCTATTACGCCGGCTGGACCGACAAGATACAGGGCGACGAGGTCCCTGTCCCCGGGAACCGACTGAACTACACGCTCCGGGAACCGGTCGGCGTCACCGGCCACGTCATCCCGTGGAACTACCCGTTCCAGCTCGCCGGTCGGAGCCTCGCTCCCGCGCTCGCCTGCGGGAACTCCGCCGTGCTCAAGCCCTCGAGCACCACACCGCTGTCGGCGCTCTACTACGCCGTCGCAGCCGAGGACGCCGGCCTTCCGGACGGCGTCCTCAACGTCGTCCCCGGTCGCGGGAGCGTCGCCGGCAACCACCTCGTCGAGCACCCGGACGTCGACCACATTGCCTTCACCGGCTCGACGGGCGTCGGCAAGGGCGTCATGGAACGCGCCGCCAAGAACGTCACCGGCGTCACGCTCGAGCTCGGCGGCAAAGGGCCGAACGTCGTCTTCCCCGACGCCGACCTCGAGGACGCCGCCAGCGGCTGTCACTACGGCATCTTCATGAACGCCGGCCAGATGTGCTGGGCGGGCTCGCGCGTACTCGTTCACGAGTCGGTTCACGACGATCTCGTCGAGAAGATCGTCGCCCAGGCCGAGGCGACCACGCTCGGCAGTGGCATCGACGACGACGGCCGGATGGGCCCCCTCGTCAGCGAGAGCCACCAGCAGGACGTCCTCGAGTACATAGAGACCGGCAAAGCGGAAGGTGCGACCGTCGCGACCGGCGGCGGCGTCCCGGCCGATCGCGACCAGGGCTACTTCGTCGAGCCGACCGTGTTCACCGACGTCAGCAACGACATGACGATCGCCCAGGAGGAGATCTTCGGTCCGGTGCTCTCGGTCATCGAGTTCGGCGACCGCGAGGAGGCCATCGAGATCGCCAACGATTCCCCGTACGGCCTGATGGCCGGCATCTGGACACAGGACCTGCAGACGGCCCACACGGTCGCAGAGCACCTCGATTACGGGATGGTCAGTGTCAACGAGTACCCGGTCACCCAGCCCCAGACGCCCTTCGGCGGCTTCAAACAGAGCGGCTACGGCCGGGAACAGGGCACCGAAGCGATCTCCGAGTACACCCAGGCCAAGAACGTCAACGTCAACCTCGAGTGA
- a CDS encoding DUF7511 domain-containing protein: MTSNGDTRPRMDEPPRDALELDVVTVENDDAPDECAIFPRNASEEQLMTTWISAHEDSFVGLDSMR; encoded by the coding sequence ATGACCTCTAACGGTGACACCCGACCACGGATGGACGAACCCCCGCGGGACGCCCTCGAACTCGACGTCGTCACCGTCGAGAACGACGATGCACCGGACGAGTGTGCGATCTTCCCCCGGAACGCCAGCGAGGAACAACTCATGACGACCTGGATCTCGGCCCACGAGGACTCCTTCGTCGGCCTCGACTCGATGCGCTAG
- a CDS encoding archaeosine biosynthesis radical SAM protein RaSEA: MSTPTPEVYEQGKGMDAHNQVMREIRSRKEASYDPHEPTRVWLDEDNTPDGVKQSLTIILNTGGCRWARAGGCTMCGYVAESVDGGSVSHEALLDQIDVCLEHESENADEPAELIKIYTSGSFLDEREVGARTREAIAETFADRERIVLESLPDFVSREKIGDFTQHGIDTDMAIGLETATDRVRHDCVNKYFDFADFEDACAEAAAADSEAGEDADAGIKAYLLMKPPFLTESEAVEDMISSIERCADVAGCHTVSMNPCNVQRYTMVDDLYFRGGYRPPWLWSVAHVLEQTADVDAIVVSDPVGHGSDRGPHNCKECDDLVQKAIKDFGLRQDPTVFEQVSCDCELTWETVLERERGFNQPLTN, translated from the coding sequence ATGAGCACTCCCACGCCCGAGGTCTACGAGCAGGGCAAGGGCATGGACGCCCACAATCAGGTGATGCGCGAGATCCGCTCGCGCAAGGAGGCCAGTTACGACCCCCACGAGCCTACCCGCGTCTGGCTCGACGAGGACAACACCCCCGACGGGGTCAAGCAGAGCCTCACGATCATCCTCAACACCGGCGGCTGCCGCTGGGCTCGAGCCGGCGGCTGCACGATGTGTGGTTACGTCGCCGAGAGCGTCGACGGCGGTTCCGTCTCCCACGAGGCCCTGCTGGACCAGATCGACGTCTGTCTCGAGCACGAAAGTGAAAACGCCGACGAGCCTGCCGAACTCATCAAGATCTACACCTCCGGCTCCTTTTTGGACGAGCGCGAGGTCGGCGCCCGCACCCGAGAAGCCATCGCCGAGACGTTCGCCGACCGCGAGCGGATCGTCCTCGAGTCGCTGCCGGACTTCGTCTCCCGCGAGAAGATCGGCGACTTCACCCAGCACGGGATCGACACGGACATGGCGATCGGCCTCGAGACGGCCACGGATCGGGTCCGTCACGACTGCGTGAACAAGTACTTCGACTTCGCGGACTTCGAGGACGCCTGCGCGGAGGCCGCCGCCGCAGATTCGGAGGCGGGCGAGGACGCCGATGCCGGGATCAAGGCCTATCTCCTGATGAAGCCGCCGTTCCTCACCGAATCCGAGGCCGTCGAGGACATGATCTCCTCGATCGAACGCTGTGCCGACGTTGCCGGCTGTCACACCGTCTCGATGAACCCCTGTAACGTCCAGCGCTACACGATGGTCGACGACCTCTACTTCCGCGGGGGCTATCGCCCGCCGTGGCTCTGGTCGGTCGCCCACGTCTTAGAGCAGACCGCCGACGTCGACGCCATCGTCGTCTCCGACCCCGTCGGCCACGGCTCCGACCGCGGCCCGCACAACTGCAAAGAGTGCGACGACCTCGTCCAGAAGGCAATCAAGGACTTCGGCCTCCGACAGGACCCCACCGTCTTCGAGCAGGTCTCCTGTGACTGTGAACTCACCTGGGAGACCGTCCTCGAGCGCGAGCGCGGGTTCAACCAGCCGCTGACGAACTGA
- a CDS encoding nucleotidyltransferase domain-containing protein, with protein MPAPRPSIPPAVHAAVEDTLSSLERRHDVSIVFAAARGSHAWGAAGPDSDYDVGFVFVATDLRRYAHLEGPPTVLDDSSEPDSDDDGDRGNAPTVDLECHGWDVTTFARLLAESNQGAIDLLRSPVRYRTTVDPAPLRAFVERTFDPIELYHDWRAIARNNYRKYLSCHLVRDGEVYPIRERDDDGFLVDAPDGTTRIDADDERYAETATDRTVKRNLTVCRAAMSARYLLATGERGDHDLPALEFEAFLDEQAPTVFDADRIDRARDLLERKRRGEGSEVVGDLVGRSFATPPRAIDPSIHARGGPDRDRLDAFVDDLIDASRG; from the coding sequence ATGCCCGCTCCCCGGCCTTCGATCCCACCAGCAGTCCACGCGGCCGTCGAGGACACCCTCTCGAGCCTCGAGCGCCGCCACGACGTCTCGATCGTCTTCGCGGCCGCCCGCGGGAGTCACGCCTGGGGGGCGGCCGGACCCGACAGCGACTACGACGTCGGGTTCGTCTTCGTCGCGACCGATTTGCGCCGGTACGCCCACCTCGAGGGGCCACCGACGGTGCTCGACGACTCGAGTGAGCCAGATTCTGACGACGACGGTGACCGGGGCAACGCGCCGACTGTCGACCTCGAGTGCCACGGCTGGGACGTCACCACGTTCGCCCGGTTGCTCGCCGAGTCCAACCAGGGGGCGATCGACCTCCTCCGAAGTCCCGTTCGCTATCGGACGACCGTCGACCCTGCCCCGCTCCGCGCGTTCGTCGAACGGACCTTCGATCCGATCGAGTTGTACCACGACTGGCGGGCGATCGCGAGGAACAACTACCGGAAGTACCTCTCCTGTCACCTCGTGCGCGACGGCGAAGTCTATCCCATCCGCGAGCGAGACGACGACGGTTTCCTCGTCGACGCACCCGACGGGACGACACGGATCGACGCCGACGACGAGCGATACGCCGAGACCGCCACGGACCGAACGGTCAAACGCAACCTCACGGTCTGCCGGGCGGCGATGTCCGCCCGCTACCTGCTCGCAACCGGCGAGCGGGGCGATCACGACCTGCCCGCCCTCGAGTTCGAGGCGTTCCTCGACGAGCAAGCACCCACGGTCTTCGACGCCGACCGGATCGACCGGGCTCGCGACCTGCTCGAGCGGAAGCGCCGCGGCGAGGGGAGCGAGGTCGTGGGCGACCTCGTCGGCCGGTCGTTCGCCACCCCGCCGCGAGCGATCGATCCGTCGATCCACGCTCGTGGTGGCCCGGATCGGGACCGACTGGACGCGTTCGTCGACGACCTGATCGACGCGAGTCGGGGCTGA
- a CDS encoding DsbA family oxidoreductase: protein MSDTPSTPGATDRLTVYADYVCPFCYLGTRSLAQYREQRTEPLALEWHPFDLRRDKRNPDGSIDHDADDGKDDAYYEQARQNVRRLQAEYGVEMAQELAIEVDSLPAQQASLYVAREHPQTWPAFDEAIYTALWQDERDIGEVDVLADLADRVGLSSEGIRTAIADDDLRASLEDRFADAHRRGITGVPTFVADGRVARGAVPPSQLGRLVDAG from the coding sequence ATGTCTGACACCCCGTCGACTCCCGGGGCGACCGACCGGCTCACGGTCTACGCCGACTACGTTTGCCCATTCTGTTATCTCGGCACACGATCGCTCGCCCAGTACCGCGAGCAGCGTACCGAACCGCTCGCGCTCGAGTGGCACCCGTTCGATCTGCGTCGAGACAAGCGGAACCCGGACGGCTCGATCGATCACGACGCCGACGATGGTAAGGACGATGCCTACTACGAGCAGGCCCGCCAGAACGTCCGTCGACTGCAGGCGGAGTACGGCGTCGAGATGGCACAGGAACTCGCGATCGAGGTCGACTCGCTGCCGGCCCAGCAGGCCTCGCTGTACGTCGCTCGGGAGCATCCCCAGACGTGGCCCGCGTTCGACGAGGCGATCTACACCGCGCTCTGGCAGGACGAACGCGACATCGGCGAGGTCGACGTACTGGCCGACCTCGCCGACCGCGTTGGGCTCTCGAGCGAGGGGATCAGGACTGCAATCGCTGACGACGACCTGCGCGCGTCTCTCGAGGACCGGTTCGCCGACGCCCATCGACGCGGGATCACCGGCGTGCCGACGTTCGTCGCCGACGGGCGCGTCGCCCGCGGGGCGGTGCCGCCGTCACAGCTCGGGCGGCTGGTCGACGCGGGGTGA
- a CDS encoding DNA-directed RNA polymerase subunit epsilon, with the protein MQPDGSAPDAGRGEPLQTDGSRSSSDLRADGGVTPEQESTHHLETRPGAGSLSRAAAQRDATVRRWGVVTPSATVIGRAESPDGDLSESVRRLHDEQHAATPGYSERAHHLDRLRTTQALCNALEVTPWQRDLALGVMDEIDLTEFGSQRAIEKVALVVIRHVVDVDRRQYFGLDDVDVQSLSADRMEELFAEYRAHDVTDEPTFKRLASKHGLDTTSLNRLRRVLKEQLEDELPAYGHNPYRDPNLPVSVDRDADADADVVGADSAADPSNRDGA; encoded by the coding sequence ATGCAACCCGACGGATCCGCGCCCGACGCCGGTCGCGGTGAGCCCCTCCAGACCGACGGTTCGCGATCCTCGTCGGATCTTCGAGCCGATGGCGGCGTCACGCCGGAGCAGGAGTCGACGCACCACCTCGAGACCCGGCCGGGAGCGGGCTCGCTCTCTCGAGCGGCGGCCCAGCGGGACGCGACGGTCCGGCGCTGGGGGGTCGTCACGCCGAGTGCAACGGTGATCGGGCGGGCGGAGTCGCCCGACGGGGATCTCTCCGAGAGCGTTCGCCGCCTCCACGACGAACAGCACGCCGCGACGCCGGGCTACAGCGAGCGTGCCCACCACCTCGATCGCCTGCGAACGACGCAGGCGCTGTGTAACGCCCTCGAGGTGACGCCGTGGCAGCGCGATCTTGCGCTCGGTGTGATGGACGAGATCGACCTCACCGAGTTCGGGAGCCAGCGGGCGATCGAGAAGGTCGCGCTGGTCGTCATTCGCCACGTTGTCGACGTCGATCGGCGACAGTACTTCGGACTGGACGACGTCGACGTCCAGTCGCTGTCGGCCGACCGCATGGAAGAGCTGTTCGCCGAGTACCGTGCGCACGACGTCACCGACGAGCCGACGTTCAAGCGACTCGCGTCGAAACACGGCCTCGACACGACGAGCCTCAATCGCCTTCGGCGCGTGTTGAAAGAGCAACTCGAGGACGAGCTTCCGGCCTACGGGCACAACCCGTACCGGGATCCGAACCTGCCGGTGTCGGTCGACAGGGACGCAGACGCGGATGCCGATGTCGTCGGTGCTGACTCCGCAGCCGATCCGTCCAACCGCGACGGCGCGTAA
- a CDS encoding NAD(+)/NADH kinase, translating into MDVAVGIVAQRGNERAQRLAGTLLETLERDHGADVVVDEATASAAAADATDETDDLPGVAVEEMADRDLVVSIGGDGTLLFVARAIGSTPLVGVNLGEVGFLNAVDPADAEAVVTDLVTIIEAGDPVPGRDLVRLEASAAGESWILEPALNEVLVHGPRRGHSGGATIEIRVDGTQYVETHADGVLVATPTGSTAYNLSEGGPLVHPDADALVVTGMAPTEPIAPLVVDQDASLSITVSNAPEAFVIGDGRNRRAVEPPVTVAVSTADEPGKLVGPESNVFEALEKLE; encoded by the coding sequence ATGGACGTCGCCGTCGGCATCGTCGCCCAGCGAGGAAACGAGCGCGCACAGAGACTCGCCGGAACCCTCCTCGAGACGCTCGAGCGGGACCACGGCGCTGACGTGGTGGTGGACGAGGCGACCGCCAGCGCGGCGGCTGCCGACGCGACGGACGAAACGGACGACCTCCCCGGCGTCGCCGTCGAGGAGATGGCCGACCGTGACCTCGTGGTCAGCATCGGCGGCGACGGCACTCTCCTCTTCGTCGCTCGAGCGATCGGTTCGACACCGCTCGTGGGTGTCAACCTCGGAGAAGTGGGCTTTCTCAACGCAGTCGATCCTGCAGACGCGGAGGCCGTGGTCACCGATCTCGTCACGATCATCGAGGCTGGCGACCCGGTCCCCGGTCGCGACCTCGTCCGCCTCGAGGCGAGCGCTGCCGGCGAGTCGTGGATCCTCGAGCCAGCGCTCAACGAGGTGCTCGTCCACGGGCCGCGACGGGGCCACAGCGGCGGGGCGACGATCGAGATCCGCGTCGACGGGACACAGTACGTCGAGACCCACGCCGACGGGGTTCTCGTGGCGACGCCGACCGGTTCGACCGCCTACAACCTGAGCGAGGGCGGGCCGCTGGTCCACCCCGATGCGGACGCACTCGTCGTCACGGGGATGGCCCCCACCGAGCCGATAGCACCGCTGGTCGTCGATCAGGACGCGAGTCTCTCGATCACGGTCTCGAACGCCCCCGAGGCGTTCGTGATCGGCGACGGGCGCAACCGTCGAGCGGTCGAGCCCCCAGTGACGGTCGCGGTGTCGACCGCCGACGAACCAGGGAAACTCGTCGGCCCGGAGTCGAACGTCTTCGAGGCGCTCGAGAAACTCGAGTGA
- a CDS encoding S1C family serine protease: MRTNRLDRRGFLALAGAGLSAAVAGCAEPRSRSQIDGSSSHQIDRDNVAEGSAFTDVYEAVIDSVTQVRAFGVEDPTSDAEGRGEGSGFVVDDRHVVTNDHVVAGAEAVELQYLTGDWSGSRLVGTDRFSDLAVLEVDHVPESTTPLSFSAEHPVVGQQVLAIGNPFGLEGSMSAGIVSGVDRTTDAPGRNFSFPNVVQTDAAVNPGNSGGPLVDLDGDVVGVVHAGGGNNIGFAISAALASRVVPTLIEDGEFRHSYMGIHLATVDRVIAEENDLPEATGIMVTDVISDGPADGVLEGADGLVERGGEPVPVGGDVIVQMDDEPIPDRHALSTFLALETSPDQTIDLRIWRDGREVTEPLALGERPEN, translated from the coding sequence ATGAGGACGAATCGGCTGGACCGTCGGGGCTTTCTGGCCCTCGCAGGGGCCGGCCTCTCGGCGGCCGTCGCCGGCTGTGCAGAGCCCCGTTCCAGAAGCCAGATCGACGGCAGTTCCTCCCACCAGATCGACCGGGACAACGTCGCCGAGGGCTCGGCGTTCACCGACGTCTACGAGGCCGTCATCGACTCGGTCACGCAGGTCCGGGCGTTCGGCGTCGAGGATCCGACGTCCGACGCCGAAGGCCGCGGCGAAGGCTCCGGATTCGTCGTCGACGACCGCCACGTCGTCACGAACGATCACGTCGTCGCCGGTGCCGAGGCAGTCGAACTCCAGTACCTCACCGGCGACTGGTCGGGGTCCCGCCTCGTCGGCACGGACCGCTTTAGCGACCTCGCAGTTCTCGAAGTCGACCACGTTCCCGAGTCGACGACACCGCTGTCGTTCAGCGCCGAACACCCCGTCGTCGGTCAGCAGGTCCTCGCCATCGGCAACCCCTTCGGGCTCGAGGGGTCGATGTCGGCCGGCATCGTCAGCGGCGTCGATCGCACGACAGACGCGCCCGGACGCAACTTCTCGTTCCCCAACGTCGTCCAGACGGACGCCGCGGTCAACCCGGGTAACAGCGGCGGCCCGCTGGTCGACCTCGACGGCGACGTCGTGGGCGTCGTCCACGCCGGCGGCGGCAACAACATCGGCTTCGCCATTTCCGCCGCGCTGGCCAGTCGCGTCGTTCCCACCCTGATCGAGGACGGCGAGTTTCGCCACTCGTACATGGGTATCCACCTCGCGACGGTCGACCGCGTCATCGCCGAGGAAAACGACCTGCCGGAAGCGACCGGTATCATGGTCACCGACGTCATCTCCGACGGTCCCGCCGATGGGGTTCTCGAGGGTGCCGACGGCCTCGTCGAACGGGGCGGCGAACCGGTCCCCGTCGGCGGGGACGTCATCGTCCAGATGGACGACGAGCCGATTCCGGATCGCCACGCCCTCTCGACGTTCCTCGCACTCGAGACGAGTCCGGACCAGACCATCGACCTGCGCATCTGGCGCGACGGTCGGGAGGTTACCGAGCCGCTTGCGCTCGGTGAACGCCCCGAGAACTGA
- a CDS encoding NAD(P)/FAD-dependent oxidoreductase — translation MSDDPDLAVGADAFTDRGAGLAVAVVGAGAVGATVAYELAREGADVTLYDRGGIASGSSGRAAGICYDAFADPLDAEIAGESIERFRALSGDETFPFVECPYVWLAREGDAEAADAIRGQVDRMQDAGVIALEMDADALSERFPSVRTDDVAVAGIAGAAGYTDPARYTACLAAAATGAGATLESDSPVSVRADPPRVLEEDGTSHEVDAVVVAAGARTPSLLADAGLGIAAKPYRVQALVASGVFEEPMCYDATADFYVRPHAEGLLAGNGTEEREAEPDAYDRDADPDFADGLVKRVRHRFPGLEGSVDRAWAGLCTATPDRDPLVGERAEGVFVATGFQGHGFMRAPAIGARLAEEVLGGDGIDAFDPTRFDGDETFAIREGLHLEEQN, via the coding sequence ATGAGCGACGACCCCGACCTCGCCGTCGGTGCCGACGCGTTCACAGACCGCGGCGCAGGGCTGGCGGTCGCCGTCGTCGGCGCAGGTGCGGTGGGCGCGACCGTCGCGTACGAACTGGCCCGTGAGGGTGCCGACGTGACGCTGTACGATCGGGGCGGAATCGCGAGTGGCTCGAGCGGTCGCGCGGCGGGCATCTGTTACGACGCGTTCGCCGATCCACTGGACGCCGAGATCGCTGGCGAGTCGATCGAGCGGTTTCGCGCGCTCTCGGGCGACGAGACGTTCCCGTTCGTCGAGTGCCCGTACGTCTGGCTGGCCCGCGAGGGCGACGCGGAGGCCGCCGACGCGATCCGCGGGCAGGTCGACCGGATGCAAGACGCCGGCGTGATCGCCCTCGAGATGGACGCCGACGCGCTCTCCGAGCGGTTCCCGTCGGTCCGGACCGACGACGTCGCCGTTGCCGGGATCGCTGGCGCGGCCGGGTACACCGATCCGGCCCGGTATACGGCGTGTCTCGCGGCCGCTGCGACCGGGGCCGGCGCGACGCTCGAGTCCGACTCGCCGGTATCAGTTCGGGCAGACCCCCCTCGAGTGCTCGAGGAAGACGGCACCAGCCACGAGGTCGACGCCGTCGTCGTCGCCGCCGGCGCACGCACGCCGTCGTTGCTCGCCGACGCCGGCCTCGGGATCGCCGCCAAACCCTACCGGGTGCAGGCGCTCGTCGCGAGCGGCGTGTTCGAGGAACCGATGTGCTACGATGCGACGGCCGACTTCTACGTTCGGCCCCACGCCGAAGGGCTGCTCGCCGGAAACGGGACCGAAGAGCGAGAGGCCGAGCCTGACGCGTACGACCGTGACGCCGACCCGGACTTCGCCGACGGCCTCGTCAAACGAGTACGCCACCGGTTCCCGGGCCTCGAGGGGAGTGTCGACCGGGCGTGGGCGGGACTCTGTACGGCGACGCCGGATCGTGATCCACTGGTCGGAGAACGAGCAGAGGGGGTCTTCGTGGCGACGGGGTTCCAGGGACACGGGTTCATGCGCGCGCCGGCGATCGGTGCGCGGCTGGCCGAGGAAGTCCTCGGCGGCGACGGTATCGATGCCTTCGATCCGACGCGGTTCGACGGTGACGAGACGTTCGCGATTCGAGAGGGACTCCACCTCGAGGAACAGAACTGA